A single Camelus ferus isolate YT-003-E chromosome 3, BCGSAC_Cfer_1.0, whole genome shotgun sequence DNA region contains:
- the PPP2CA gene encoding serine/threonine-protein phosphatase 2A catalytic subunit alpha isoform, giving the protein MDEKVFTKELDQWIEQLNECKQLSESQVKSLCEKAKEILTKESNVQEVRCPVTVCGDVHGQFHDLMELFRIGGKSPDTNYLFMGDYVDRGYYSVETVTLLVALKVRYRERITILRGNHESRQITQVYGFYDECLRKYGNANVWKYFTDLFDYLPLTALVDGQIFCLHGGLSPSIDTLDHIRALDRLQEVPHEGPMCDLLWSDPDDRGGWGISPRGAGYTFGQDISETFNHANGLTLVSRAHQLVMEGYNWCHDRNVVTIFSAPNYCYRCGNQAAIMELDDTLKYSFLQFDPAPRRGEPHVTRRTPDYFL; this is encoded by the exons ATGGACGAGAAGGTGTTCACCAAGGAGCTGGACCAGTGGATCGAGCAGCTGAACGAGTGTAAGCAGCTGTCCGAGTCCCAGGTCAAGAGCCTCTGCGAGAAG GCCAAAGAAATTCTGACAAAAGAATCCAACGTGCAAGAGGTTCGATGTCCAGTCACTGTCTGTGGAGATGTGCACGGGCAATTTCATGATCTCATGGAACTGTTTAGAATTGGTGGCAAATCACCAGATACGAATTACTTGTTTATGGGAGATTATGTTGACAGAGGATATTATTCAGTTGAAACAGTCACTCTGCTTGTAGCTCTCAag GTTCGTTATCGTGAACGCATCACCATTCTTCGAGGAAATCATGAGAGCAGACAGATCACACAAGTATATGGTTTCTATGATGAGTGTTTAAGGAAATACGGAAATGCAAATGTTTGGAAATACTTTACAGATCTTTTTGACTATCTTCCTCTCACTGCCTTGGTGGATGGGCAG ATCTTCTGTCTACATGGTGGCCTCTCACCATCCATAGATACACTGGATCACATCAGAGCACTTGATCGCCTACAAGAAGTTCCACATGAG GGTCCAATGTGTGACTTGCTGTGGTCAGATCCAGATGACCGTGGAGGTTGGGGTATTTCTCCTCGAGGAGCTGGTTACACCTTTGGGCAAGatatttctgaaacatttaaTCATGCCAATGGCCTCACGTTGGTGTCTAGAGCTCATCAGCTGGTGATGGAG gGATATAATTGGTGCCATGACCGGAATGTAGTAACGATTTTCAGTGCTCCAAACTATTGTTATCGTTGTGGTAACCAAGCTGCAATCATGGAACTTGATGATACTCTAAAATACTCTTT CTTGCAGTTTGACCCAGCACCTCGCAGAGGCGAGCCACATGTTACTCGTCGTACCCCAGACTACTTCCtgtaa